The Segatella copri genome contains a region encoding:
- the ltrA gene encoding group II intron reverse transcriptase/maturase: protein MNEAKPFVIDKRLVWEAYHKVKENKGSAGIDKVDQKTFDKEMSKNLYKIWNRMSSGCYFPKAVKLVEIPKSNGGTRPLGIPTIEYRIAQQVVVSVLTPILEPIFKEDSYGYRPGKGANQAIAKAKERCYVTPWVLDMDISKFFDTINHELLMKAIRKHTEEKWVLLYIERWLKVPNQTSKGEVIERTMGVPQGSVIGPVLANLFLHYVFDEWMLRNYPTIPFERYADDTICHCVSEKQARFLKAVLMKRFEECGLKLNEEKTKIVYCKDSNRRGDSEHTSFDFLGFTFRPRGARNRKTGQNFTAFLPAISNKSMKRIKEAVRAWKLNRKTFACLLDISTEVDTQISGWMNYFVPYPRLD, encoded by the coding sequence ATGAACGAGGCAAAACCTTTTGTAATAGACAAGCGATTGGTGTGGGAAGCTTACCACAAGGTGAAGGAAAACAAGGGCAGTGCGGGTATCGATAAGGTTGACCAGAAGACATTTGACAAAGAAATGTCCAAGAACCTTTATAAGATATGGAATCGCATGAGTTCTGGATGCTACTTTCCCAAAGCGGTAAAGCTGGTAGAAATACCCAAATCCAATGGCGGTACTCGCCCTCTGGGCATACCGACGATTGAATATAGAATAGCGCAGCAGGTAGTAGTATCAGTACTGACTCCCATACTCGAACCTATCTTCAAGGAAGATTCCTACGGCTATCGTCCAGGCAAGGGAGCGAATCAAGCCATAGCCAAGGCTAAGGAGCGCTGTTATGTGACTCCCTGGGTGCTTGATATGGACATAAGTAAGTTCTTTGACACAATCAATCATGAATTGTTGATGAAGGCTATCCGCAAGCATACAGAGGAGAAATGGGTACTTCTATACATTGAGCGGTGGCTCAAGGTTCCCAATCAGACATCGAAAGGTGAAGTGATAGAGCGAACGATGGGAGTTCCCCAAGGTTCTGTGATAGGTCCGGTTTTGGCAAACTTGTTCCTTCATTACGTCTTTGACGAATGGATGTTGCGTAACTATCCAACGATTCCGTTTGAGCGTTATGCAGATGACACCATCTGCCACTGCGTATCGGAGAAGCAAGCCCGGTTCTTGAAAGCTGTTCTAATGAAACGCTTTGAAGAATGTGGATTGAAACTGAATGAGGAGAAGACAAAGATAGTCTATTGTAAGGATAGCAATCGAAGAGGTGACTCGGAGCATACTTCCTTTGACTTTCTAGGCTTTACCTTCAGACCTAGAGGTGCAAGAAACAGAAAGACGGGTCAAAACTTTACTGCTTTTCTCCCTGCAATAAGCAATAAGTCGATGAAGAGGATTAAAGAAGCCGTAAGGGCTTGGAAACTGAATCGTAAGACTTTTGCTTGTCTGCTAGACATAAGCACTGAAGTTGATACGCAGATTAGTGGATGGATGAACTACTTTGTACCCTATCCACGTCTAGATTAA
- a CDS encoding LysR family transcriptional regulator — protein sequence MIDTRLKVFRSVATLLSFTKAANELFISQPAISKHIQELEKEYGVQLFDRIGNRIQLTRAGQLMLDHACKIIDAYQNLDFDMKKLTEKSGGELRIGASTTISQYVLPELIAEFRKLYPDIRITLLSGNSHEIEDALAAGRIDLGMVEGIKRQPTFKYTPFMKDELVAFVHCSNPLAQQDEISLNLLRQTPIVLRELGSGTLDVIQKALQENGIALSDLNIEMNLGTTEGIKHFVEHSLSMGIISIRAIYRSIYEQVFKVLEIENLKMEREFLFVEKRGETAKLQQTFKRFITKDYNV from the coding sequence ATGATAGATACAAGACTGAAAGTTTTCAGAAGTGTGGCTACACTCCTGAGTTTCACTAAGGCTGCCAACGAACTGTTCATCAGTCAGCCTGCCATCAGTAAGCACATACAAGAGCTTGAAAAGGAATATGGGGTGCAACTGTTCGACAGAATCGGCAATCGCATCCAGCTCACCCGTGCCGGACAACTTATGCTTGACCATGCCTGCAAGATTATCGATGCCTATCAGAATCTCGATTTCGACATGAAGAAGCTCACAGAGAAATCAGGTGGCGAACTGCGCATCGGAGCCAGTACCACCATCTCACAATATGTTCTCCCCGAACTGATTGCTGAATTCAGGAAACTATACCCCGACATTCGTATTACCCTGCTCAGCGGAAATTCTCATGAGATAGAGGATGCGCTTGCTGCAGGAAGGATAGATCTGGGTATGGTGGAAGGCATCAAGCGGCAGCCCACCTTTAAATACACTCCTTTCATGAAAGATGAGCTGGTGGCGTTCGTACATTGTTCCAATCCCCTAGCCCAGCAAGATGAGATTTCTTTGAATCTTCTCAGGCAGACACCGATTGTACTGCGTGAATTAGGTTCCGGAACCTTGGATGTCATCCAAAAAGCCCTGCAGGAAAACGGCATTGCTCTTTCTGATCTGAACATTGAGATGAATCTGGGAACCACAGAGGGCATCAAGCATTTCGTGGAACATTCCTTAAGCATGGGTATCATCAGCATAAGAGCCATCTACAGGAGTATCTATGAACAAGTATTCAAGGTTCTGGAAATTGAGAATCTGAAGATGGAACGAGAATTTCTATTTGTTGAGAAGAGGGGCGAGACCGCTAAACTCCAGCAGACATTCAAGAGATTTATAACTAAAGATTATAACGTATAG
- a CDS encoding YeiH family protein has product MRLSEQRSSMLHGVLLIALFACAAFYIGGMDCVKALSFSPMVVGIIIGMLYANSLRNNLPDTWVPGIKFCSKRILRTGIILYGFKLTFQDVMAVGFSAIVMDAIIVCGTIGLGILVGRLLKIDRSIALLTACGSAICGAAAVLGIDGAIRPKPYKTAVAVATVVIFGTLSMFLYPILYRAGIFDLSPDMMGLFTGSTVHEVAHVVGAANAMGAEVSNNAIIVKMIRVMMLVPVLLVIAWTVARDVAKRDNLENTDTNKPKISIPWFAILFLVVIGFNSLDLLPESIVDWINQLDTFLLTMSMAALGAETSFDKFKKAGIKPFLLAAILYCWLIGGGYCLVKFAIPYLQ; this is encoded by the coding sequence ATGAGATTATCAGAACAAAGGAGCAGTATGCTGCATGGCGTATTGCTCATCGCGCTCTTCGCATGCGCTGCTTTCTACATCGGTGGCATGGACTGTGTGAAAGCTCTTTCGTTTAGCCCCATGGTAGTGGGCATCATCATTGGTATGCTCTATGCCAATAGTTTACGTAACAACCTGCCTGATACCTGGGTACCGGGCATCAAGTTTTGCAGCAAGCGAATCCTCCGCACAGGCATCATCCTTTATGGTTTCAAGCTCACCTTCCAGGATGTGATGGCTGTGGGCTTCTCTGCCATCGTAATGGATGCCATCATCGTATGCGGCACCATCGGTTTGGGAATCCTGGTGGGAAGACTCCTGAAAATTGACCGCAGCATCGCACTGCTCACCGCTTGCGGAAGTGCCATCTGTGGAGCTGCTGCAGTATTGGGTATAGATGGGGCCATTCGTCCGAAGCCTTACAAGACGGCAGTAGCCGTAGCCACCGTAGTCATCTTTGGAACATTATCCATGTTCCTCTACCCTATTCTCTACAGGGCTGGCATCTTTGACCTATCACCAGATATGATGGGACTCTTTACGGGTTCCACCGTTCATGAAGTAGCCCATGTGGTAGGTGCAGCCAATGCCATGGGAGCCGAGGTGAGCAACAATGCCATCATTGTGAAGATGATAAGGGTGATGATGCTGGTACCGGTATTACTGGTGATTGCATGGACCGTTGCAAGGGATGTTGCCAAAAGAGATAATCTGGAAAATACTGATACCAACAAGCCTAAAATCAGCATTCCATGGTTTGCCATTCTCTTCCTGGTAGTGATCGGATTCAATTCTCTTGATTTGCTTCCGGAAAGCATAGTGGATTGGATTAACCAACTGGACACCTTCCTCCTGACCATGTCCATGGCAGCATTGGGAGCCGAAACAAGCTTTGACAAATTCAAGAAAGCTGGCATTAAGCCTTTCCTCTTGGCTGCCATTCTTTATTGCTGGCTCATTGGAGGTGGATATTGTCTGGTGAAGTTTGCCATTCCTTACTTGCAATAA